The following proteins are co-located in the Micromonospora coriariae genome:
- a CDS encoding EI24 domain-containing protein — translation MDASRIANPVTGVVGRFFAGAGLLLRGLGLYVRSPKLMLFGIVPALISGVLFVAAFAALVYFVDDIAALVTPFADDWSATARNLVRVIAGLAFLGLGGLLAVVSFTAVTLVIGDPFYEKISERVEERYGGTPGAVDVAFWSSLRRSLADSVRLVALTALVGIPLFLAGFIPVVGQTVVPVIGAAVGGWFLAVELVGAPFYRRGMRLPQRRSILKADRPAALGFGVAVFLCFLIPLGAVLVMPAAVAGATLLARRSLGQPIEER, via the coding sequence GTGGACGCCAGCAGAATCGCCAACCCGGTGACCGGGGTCGTCGGACGCTTCTTCGCCGGGGCCGGGCTGCTCCTGCGTGGGCTCGGCCTCTACGTCCGCAGCCCGAAGCTGATGCTGTTCGGCATCGTGCCGGCGTTGATCTCCGGTGTGCTCTTCGTGGCCGCGTTCGCCGCCCTGGTGTACTTCGTGGACGACATCGCCGCCCTGGTCACCCCGTTCGCCGACGACTGGTCGGCAACCGCCCGCAACCTGGTCCGGGTGATCGCCGGGCTGGCCTTCCTGGGCCTCGGCGGCCTGCTCGCCGTGGTCAGCTTCACCGCCGTCACCCTGGTCATCGGCGACCCGTTCTACGAGAAGATCTCCGAGCGGGTGGAGGAACGGTACGGCGGCACGCCGGGTGCGGTGGACGTGGCCTTCTGGTCGTCGCTGCGCCGCAGCCTCGCCGACTCCGTACGGCTGGTGGCCCTCACGGCGCTGGTCGGCATCCCGCTCTTCCTCGCCGGCTTCATCCCGGTGGTCGGCCAGACGGTCGTCCCGGTCATCGGGGCGGCGGTGGGTGGCTGGTTCCTCGCCGTGGAGCTGGTCGGCGCCCCGTTCTACCGGCGTGGCATGCGGCTGCCGCAGCGCCGGTCGATCCTCAAGGCCGACCGACCCGCCGCGCTCGGTTTCGGGGTGGCGGTGTTCCTCTGCTTCCTGATCCCGCTCGGCGCGGTGCTGGTCATGCCGGCGGCGGTGGCCGGCGCCACCCTGCTGGCCCGCCGCTCGCTCGGCCAGCCGATCGAGGAGCGCTGA
- a CDS encoding O-acetyl-ADP-ribose deacetylase, producing MEITLVEGDITTQRVDAIVNAANSSLLGGGGVDGAIHRRGGPAILAECRALRASRYGQGLPAGQAVATTAGELPARWVIHTVGPVWSATEDRSALLRDCYANSLRVADELGAGTVAIPLISAGIYGWPVDDAVRQALSVLRAATPVNVTEARLVLFGADIHAVARQVLDAG from the coding sequence ATGGAGATCACCCTGGTCGAGGGGGACATCACGACCCAGCGGGTGGACGCCATCGTGAACGCCGCGAACTCGTCACTGCTCGGCGGCGGCGGCGTCGACGGGGCCATCCACCGGCGGGGTGGTCCGGCCATCCTGGCCGAGTGCCGGGCGCTGCGGGCGTCCCGGTACGGCCAGGGCCTGCCCGCCGGACAGGCGGTGGCGACGACCGCCGGGGAGCTGCCGGCCCGGTGGGTGATCCACACCGTCGGACCGGTCTGGTCGGCCACCGAGGACCGCTCGGCGCTGCTGCGCGACTGCTACGCCAACAGCCTGCGGGTGGCGGACGAGCTGGGCGCGGGCACCGTGGCGATCCCGCTGATCTCGGCGGGCATCTACGGCTGGCCGGTGGACGACGCGGTTCGTCAGGCCCTGTCGGTGCTGCGCGCGGCCACGCCGGTGAATGTCACCGAGGCCCGTCTGGTGCTCTTCGGCGCAGACATCCACGCCGTTGCGCGCCAGGTCCTCGACGCCGGCTGA
- a CDS encoding XRE family transcriptional regulator: protein MLGQDVEVLWPEVVRRAVKVGSDRELVGVYARRSDLPRSLFRELIDQAGTRLWFGGYTSYFVWLEVPNAAATLGAKAQAGADVRFLLGDPGSAVTTARERIEATPLTLATRIAMSQAEIAKSPEPLAVRLSDRHIAMSVWVFDDEAIVATHIGAGLGQDSVTMHLRRREAGGPFDRYVEHFESIWADARAA, encoded by the coding sequence GTGCTGGGGCAGGATGTAGAAGTGCTATGGCCGGAAGTCGTCCGCCGCGCTGTCAAGGTCGGTTCAGACCGTGAACTGGTCGGCGTGTACGCACGCCGCTCCGACCTTCCCCGTTCGCTGTTCCGTGAGTTGATTGACCAGGCCGGCACGCGGTTGTGGTTCGGCGGGTACACGAGTTACTTCGTATGGCTTGAGGTGCCCAATGCCGCCGCCACGCTCGGCGCGAAGGCCCAGGCCGGTGCCGATGTGCGTTTCCTGCTCGGTGACCCGGGCAGCGCCGTCACCACGGCGCGGGAGCGTATCGAGGCGACGCCCCTCACGCTAGCGACCCGTATAGCAATGAGTCAGGCGGAGATCGCGAAGTCGCCCGAACCTCTCGCCGTCCGGCTGTCAGATCGGCACATCGCCATGTCGGTCTGGGTCTTCGATGACGAGGCGATTGTGGCGACGCACATCGGCGCGGGGCTGGGGCAGGATTCGGTGACGATGCACCTCCGACGCCGGGAGGCCGGCGGCCCGTTTGATCGTTACGTGGAGCACTTCGAGTCAATATGGGCTGACGCACGCGCGGCATAG